In Novosphingobium sp. RL4, the sequence GACGCCGCGGTCGTTGCCGCCGAAGAACCAGCGCCAGGCCGTCATCGCATGTTCGGTCCAGAACGCACCGTTGGTGGCGCGCCATGCGCTGGCCGCCGCCTCGATCGCGGCCTGCGCTTCCAGCGGCTGCTGGTCGAACGGCAGATAGCTGTGCGGCTTGTGGAAGCTCTCCGAACCGATCGGCCGGAACTGCCCCCGCGCGGAAAGCTGCTGGCGGCAGATCCACTCCAGCGTTTCGAGCCCGGCGCCGATCCATGCTTCCTGGCCCAGCGCCAGCCCGGCCTCGATCAAGGCCTGCGGGAGGCGCGGATTATCGTAGCCGAGCACGGCCTCGAACCAGGCCCAGTCCGGCCGCCGACCGTGGCCGAGCAGCCGCATCAGGAAGTCGCCGCCCTCGCGCACGCAGGCGATGGCCGCCTGATGCTGCGGATGGCGGCGCAGCACGGCGCAGGCGCCGAGCATGGTGAAAGCCTTGGCGCGCGGCGCGTCCACGTCCGCCAGCGAGGGGAGCACAGTGTCGAAGAGTTGCAGGCCCCACTCCGCCAGCCCATGATCTCCGGCCCGCTCGGACGTCTGGCCGAGCGCCCAGACGGCACGGCCGTTCGAATCCTCGGAACCCTCGTCCTCGCACCATGACCGGTCGAAGCGCATGAAGTTGCGGAAGCGCCCGGCATCCGGGTTCCAGGCGAACTGTACGAAGGACGCGTAAGCCAGGCTCCATTTCATCCGCTCGCCCACCGGCAGCCCCCGCGCCACGTTCATGAGCATGAGCGCGCGGGCATTGTCGTCGAGGCAATAGCCATGGCGGCGATCGGGCACCACGCCGATGGAATGCTGGAGCATGCCGGTGGCATCGCTCATGGCGAGAACGGCGGAAAGGCCCGGCGTCGCGGTGATCGGCGGCAGCGCGGGATCGGGCGCGCGGGCGCGGGAGACCAGCCGCACGCTGGCATCGGCGAACCGGGGCCAGATCATCTCCCGTCCCCGCACCCAGGCGCGACGTTGCAGCGCGGCGAGTTCATCGGGATCGTCGAGCAGCGCCGTCACGGCCTCGGCGATCGCCTCGCTGGAGCCGGGCTCGATCAGCTTGCCGATATCCTCGCCCAGCAGTTCGCGCGCATGAACGTAAGGCGTGGAAACCACGGCCTTGCCCAGCGCAACGGCGTAGCTGAGCGTGCCCGAGGTCGACTGCTGCAGCCCCGGATAGGGCGTGAGATAGATGTCGCAGGATTCAAGCTGATCAAGCAGGTCGTCGGTTTCGAGGAAGCGGTTTTCCCACGCGATATGATCCGCCACGCCCAGTTCGGCGGCGAGCGCCTCCAGTTCCTCGCGGTAAGCCTCACCCTCTCGTGCGACGAGATTGGGGTGCGTGGCGCCGACGATGCGATAGACCACCTCGGGATGCCGCGCGACGATCGCCGGCAGCGCGCCGATGGCATGTTCCAGCCCCTTGCCGCGTCCGAGCAGGCCGAAGGTCATCAGCACCTTGCGATCAGACAGGCCCTGACGCGCCTTGAATTCCTCGTGCCGACCGAACGGCCGGTCCGGCGCGCCATGCTCGATCACCTCGACGATGCGGGACGGCACCTCGTAACGGCTTTCCAGCAGATCGCGGGAACGGCGTGACATGACCATGATCCGCGAAGCCCGCGAGACCAGATGCCGCATGATAGCGTCCTGCCGCTCCGAAGGCTCGGACAGGACGGTATGCAGCGTGAGGACGAGAGGCGCCGCAAGGCGGTCCACGAAATCGAGTACCATCTCGCCGTCCGGCCCGCCGAAGATGCCGTATTCGTGCTGGACCCATACCGCATCCACCCCGGATTCGTTGATTTGCCGGGCGGCGCGGGCATAGTCCTGGGGATCGTTGCAGGTGATGGTGCCGGCGACGTGGCGGTAATCGAGCGGCAGTGCCGGATCGTCGAGGGCATGGACCTCTACCGCCACTTCCGGGTGATGTTCGCGCAGCTTTTCGAAGATATCGGTCGTAAACGTCGCGATCCCGCACTTGCGAGGCGCGAAATTGCCGACAAGCGCGATACGCAACAGTTCCTCCCCCTTGGGAGGCAAGGCCGGCGGAGTAACTTCGAAAATCGAACGTATCTTGTCTGAGCCCGATTTCTGGCCGGGTTCATCGTCACGAGGCATCAGGTTCATGCGCACCCCGTCTGCATAATGGAGGAGATTGCTTGCTCAATTCGCGAGCATGGCATGAGTTTCCCGCTGCACTGCAAAAAACTTCACATAACGCGCCAAAACGGTGCCAAATGGCGACCTGCCGAACGAACCGCGTCCCTGCGTTCACATCTGCACGGTCGCGACTCGGAATCGTGCTGCACTTGCTGCCTAAAAGTATAGACAAAAAAGCGCCGCTTACCCCTGGGCGGCATGGACTTACCCATGGCCGTTTCCTATGTCGTTCCATAACGCGCAACAGAGAAACGACGGGAACCGATGCCCTCTGCCTCCAGCCTTTTCGCGAACCGGGACCAGATGCTGTACCGGCTGCTTTCCGCGGTCGTCGGCGAACAGCCGGCAACCCTTGCCCTGACCACTCTTGCCATCGATCCCGCGCTTGCCGGCACCGGAGAGAGCGCCAGTCGCGCGCAAGTCGCGATGGCGCTCAACGCGGCGCTGTTCGTGGACCTGCTGGACCGCGTGCCAACCGCGGACCGCTACGTGCAATCGATCCGCGACGCGGGCGAAACCATCGTGTTCGACCATGGCGCGCTTCGCACGATCGACGGCGAGACCGGCGAACTCCCGCGCGGGCATGAAGCGTTCGCCCGCTTCC encodes:
- a CDS encoding glycosyltransferase family 4 protein, encoding MNLMPRDDEPGQKSGSDKIRSIFEVTPPALPPKGEELLRIALVGNFAPRKCGIATFTTDIFEKLREHHPEVAVEVHALDDPALPLDYRHVAGTITCNDPQDYARAARQINESGVDAVWVQHEYGIFGGPDGEMVLDFVDRLAAPLVLTLHTVLSEPSERQDAIMRHLVSRASRIMVMSRRSRDLLESRYEVPSRIVEVIEHGAPDRPFGRHEEFKARQGLSDRKVLMTFGLLGRGKGLEHAIGALPAIVARHPEVVYRIVGATHPNLVAREGEAYREELEALAAELGVADHIAWENRFLETDDLLDQLESCDIYLTPYPGLQQSTSGTLSYAVALGKAVVSTPYVHARELLGEDIGKLIEPGSSEAIAEAVTALLDDPDELAALQRRAWVRGREMIWPRFADASVRLVSRARAPDPALPPITATPGLSAVLAMSDATGMLQHSIGVVPDRRHGYCLDDNARALMLMNVARGLPVGERMKWSLAYASFVQFAWNPDAGRFRNFMRFDRSWCEDEGSEDSNGRAVWALGQTSERAGDHGLAEWGLQLFDTVLPSLADVDAPRAKAFTMLGACAVLRRHPQHQAAIACVREGGDFLMRLLGHGRRPDWAWFEAVLGYDNPRLPQALIEAGLALGQEAWIGAGLETLEWICRQQLSARGQFRPIGSESFHKPHSYLPFDQQPLEAQAAIEAAASAWRATNGAFWTEHAMTAWRWFFGGNDRGVVLADIATGRCRDGVTPRGVNGNCGAESILAFQLSHYALAELAVSAPLGRGGGLLESARERLV